A window of the Narcine bancroftii isolate sNarBan1 chromosome 4, sNarBan1.hap1, whole genome shotgun sequence genome harbors these coding sequences:
- the ssb gene encoding lupus La protein — protein MTENGVTQEMTPLEKKICEQIEYYFGDHNLPRDKFLKEQIKLDDGWVSLETMIKFNRLSHLTTDFTVIVEGLKKSKSGLLEISEDKSKIRRSPSKPLPEFEEYKSSIKARSVYVKGFPTSATLDEIKDWFDENGPVENIQMRRTLQRQFKGSVFVVFGGLDSATKFVETPGWKYKETEMIVLFKEAYFQKKAEEKLHKAKNKKIDKEQQKNTQDVLGMKSYEERTGCVLKFAGDLTDQTCREDIHEIFSTHGEIQWIDFVRGAKEGNILFKTNAKEILEKAVAAHDGKLHLRGKDVTWETIDGEEEKSVLKKIIEDQQESLNRQRDKVRRGFGKGRGNKGGCGPQRVKFQGKKTTFKDEDDKRIEETVETAATSPKKRTFEETVSVDEPAAKLQKTENESSDQ, from the exons TATTACTTTGGTGATCACAATTTGCCAAGAGATAAATTTCTCAAAGAACAGATCAAGTTGGATGATGGCTGGGTATCCCTGGAAACCATGATTAAATTTAACAG GTTAAGTCATCTAACAACAGATTTCACTGTAATAGTAGAAGGTCTCAAGAAATCCAAAAGTGGACTTCTAGAAATAAGTGAAGACAAATCCAAAATACGTCGTTCTCCAAGCAAGCCTCTTCCCGagtttgaggaatataaaagcTCTATCAAAGCTAGATCTGTGTATGTT AAAGGCTTTCCCACAAGTGCAACACTTGATGAGAttaaggactggtttgatgaaaatggACCTGTGGAAAATATACAAATGAGAAGAACACTGCAAAGACAGTTTAAG GGGTCGGTATTTGTCGTCTTTGGCGGTCTAGATTCTGCCACAAAATTTGTAGAAACTCCAGGCTGGAAGTATAAAGAAACTGAAATGATCGTACTTTTCAA AGAagcatattttcaaaaaaaagctgAAGAGAAGCTGCATAAAGCAAAAAATAAGAAGAT TGATAAAGAGCAGCAGAAAAATACTCAAGATGTGCTGGGAATG AAATCTTATGAAGAAAGAACTGGGTGTGTGCTGAAGTTTGCTGGTGATTTGACCGATCAAACATGCAGGGAAGATATTCATGAAATTTTCTCCACTCATGGTGAAATACAGTGGATAGATTTTGTAAGGGGTGCTAAAGAG GGAAATATCCTTTTCAAAACAAATGCAAAAGAAATACTTGAAAAGGCAGTAGCAGCTCATGATGGAAAATTGCATTTGAGAGGTAAAGATGTGACCTGGGAAACTATTGACGGTGAAGAGGAAAAATCAGTTTTAAAGAAGATAATAGAAGATCAACAGGAATCTCTTAACAGACAAAGGGACAAAG TTCGAAGAGGTTTTGGTAAAGGAAGAGGCAACAAGGGAGGATGTGGACCACAAAGGGTGAAATTCCAAGGCAAGAAAACAACATTTAAGGATGAAGACGACAAGAGAATTGAGGAAACTGTAGAAACTG CTGCTACAAGTCCAAAGAAGCGAACCTTTGAAGAAACTGTATCTGTGGATGAGCCTGCAGcaaaattacagaaaactgaaAATGAATCTAGCGATCAATGA